Proteins from one Candidatus Poseidoniia archaeon genomic window:
- a CDS encoding 50S ribosomal protein L11 methyltransferase, whose protein sequence is MIPHLKVQRADAETARARLEREGLLHPDFRAQHDGDFVLWPLAGAAEGEIVQCKGRPARAIGRDYRDALSPELRKLAPRAFDMLGHVGILRLSDEAQPHVTAIAQALLESHANLRTVAVDSGVGGQWRVRNLAVVAGDDDLVVLHRENNLRFEVDLQQVFFSPRLAGERARIAALVRPGERMLDAFAGVGPFAITAARAGAQAVAIDGNPAAEKWALRNCEFNNLSSESFEFHTGLAEELVPRLGSFDRVVANHPTGSLAFIATGLAALAPGGVLHLYLLADRKAPELPAGVAEELSDFASVSGSRMVHPYSPGRELRVLDLLRKSS, encoded by the coding sequence GTGATTCCCCACTTGAAAGTGCAGCGCGCCGACGCCGAAACAGCACGCGCCCGGCTTGAGCGGGAAGGGCTGCTGCATCCCGACTTCCGCGCGCAGCACGACGGCGACTTCGTCCTCTGGCCGCTGGCGGGCGCAGCCGAGGGCGAAATCGTGCAATGCAAGGGGCGGCCGGCGCGCGCCATCGGGCGCGACTACCGCGACGCGCTGTCGCCTGAGTTGCGCAAGCTGGCGCCGCGCGCGTTTGATATGCTGGGCCACGTTGGAATCCTGCGGCTCTCCGACGAGGCACAGCCCCATGTCACGGCCATCGCGCAGGCGTTACTGGAGAGTCACGCCAACCTGCGGACGGTGGCGGTCGACAGCGGCGTTGGCGGGCAGTGGCGCGTACGGAACCTCGCGGTGGTTGCTGGCGATGACGACCTCGTCGTGCTGCATCGCGAAAACAATCTCCGTTTCGAGGTTGATTTGCAGCAGGTCTTTTTTTCGCCGCGGCTGGCGGGTGAGCGGGCGCGCATTGCGGCGCTGGTGCGGCCGGGCGAGCGGATGCTAGACGCGTTTGCCGGGGTGGGGCCGTTCGCCATCACCGCCGCCCGGGCTGGAGCGCAGGCGGTCGCCATCGACGGAAATCCTGCCGCCGAAAAATGGGCTTTGCGTAATTGTGAGTTTAATAACCTGTCATCTGAGAGCTTTGAGTTCCACACTGGCCTGGCGGAGGAGCTGGTACCGAGACTCGGGAGCTTCGACCGCGTCGTGGCGAACCACCCCACCGGCTCGCTCGCTTTCATCGCCACCGGCCTCGCCGCGCTCGCGCCGGGCGGGGTGCTACACCTCTACTTGCTGGCTGACCGCAAAGCGCCGGAATTGCCGGCCGGAGTCGCGGAGGAGCTGAGCGATTTCGCCAGCGTCAGCGGCTCGCGAATGGTGCACCCCTACTCGCCCGGACGGGAGCTGAGGGTGCTGGACCTGCTGCGGAAAAGCTCCTAA
- a CDS encoding protein-L-isoaspartate(D-aspartate) O-methyltransferase — translation MSANPARTRLLDYLERREYLRTPAVRAGMEAIDRAAFVPQPQRYAAWDDTPLPIGRGQTISAPHMVAMMLEELQPRPGQRLLEVGSGCGYHAAVAAAMVAPDGEVHTVERIPQLAQRARANLAGVTNATVHHGDGSLGLPELAPFDRILVTCGAPRLPGPLREQLAVRGRMVVPVGGRTLQELLVIERDSDEWREERRPGVAFVPLIGKHGYED, via the coding sequence ATGAGTGCAAACCCCGCGCGGACGCGGCTGCTCGACTACCTTGAGCGGCGCGAATACCTACGCACGCCCGCAGTCCGGGCGGGGATGGAGGCGATCGACCGCGCCGCGTTCGTTCCGCAGCCGCAGCGCTACGCTGCGTGGGACGACACGCCGCTGCCTATCGGCCGCGGGCAGACCATCTCTGCGCCGCACATGGTCGCGATGATGCTCGAGGAGCTGCAGCCGCGCCCCGGCCAGCGGCTGCTCGAGGTCGGCTCCGGGTGCGGCTACCACGCGGCGGTCGCGGCGGCGATGGTCGCGCCGGACGGCGAGGTGCATACCGTCGAGCGCATCCCGCAACTGGCGCAACGGGCGCGCGCCAACCTTGCGGGCGTCACGAACGCGACGGTGCACCACGGCGACGGCTCGCTCGGCCTGCCCGAACTGGCGCCGTTCGACCGCATCCTGGTCACCTGCGGCGCGCCGCGGCTGCCGGGGCCGCTGCGCGAGCAGCTCGCCGTGCGGGGGCGCATGGTGGTGCCGGTCGGCGGCCGCACGTTGCAGGAACTGCTCGTCATCGAGCGTGACAGCGACGAATGGCGCGAAGAGCGGCGGCCCGGCGTCGCGTTCGTGCCGCTCATCGGGAAGCACGGCTACGAAGATTAA
- a CDS encoding serine protein kinase RIO, translating into MEESLLRLDRQRGQLVRAGDRDGRKTLDAVFDEPTLHAIQQLFSRGVLHTLENIIATGKEANVFRGKTRDGRNRAVKIYRLSTATFRKLAPYLDGDPRFPHSGKSHRDRIFTWAQKEFKNLHLMHAAGASVPQPFHVHRNLLVMQYRGWRYHPYPTLRELPPEEPREFLQALMGSVKAYHGAGLAHGDLSEYNVLNVREQPCIIDVGQAVPRQHPRFAELHERDLGNIHRWFRKRLPGLSRQEVEQWST; encoded by the coding sequence ATGGAAGAGAGCCTGCTGAGGCTGGACCGACAGCGGGGGCAGCTTGTACGCGCGGGCGACCGCGACGGACGCAAGACACTCGACGCGGTGTTTGACGAGCCGACGTTGCACGCCATCCAGCAGCTCTTCAGCCGCGGCGTGCTGCACACGCTCGAAAACATCATCGCCACCGGCAAGGAGGCGAACGTCTTCCGCGGCAAGACGCGCGACGGGCGCAACCGCGCCGTGAAAATCTACCGGCTCAGCACTGCCACCTTCCGCAAGCTGGCGCCCTACCTTGATGGCGACCCGCGCTTCCCGCACAGCGGCAAGTCGCACCGCGACCGGATTTTCACCTGGGCGCAGAAGGAATTCAAGAACCTGCACCTGATGCACGCCGCTGGCGCCAGCGTACCGCAGCCGTTCCACGTCCACCGCAACCTGCTGGTGATGCAGTACCGCGGCTGGCGCTACCACCCCTATCCAACGCTGCGCGAGCTGCCGCCCGAGGAACCGCGCGAGTTCCTGCAGGCGCTGATGGGCTCGGTGAAGGCGTACCACGGCGCGGGGCTGGCGCACGGCGACCTGTCGGAATACAACGTGCTTAACGTGCGCGAGCAGCCCTGCATTATCGACGTGGGGCAGGCGGTACCTCGCCAGCATCCACGCTTCGCAGAGCTGCATGAGCGCGACCTTGGCAATATCCACCGCTGGTTCCGCAAGCGGCTGCCGGGGCTGTCGCGACAGGAGGTCGAGCAATGGAGTACGTGA
- the ftsZ gene encoding cell division protein FtsZ codes for MDRLESFDNDELIQFVKEPRIQMLGIGGAGNNILTRLYRRGLGGVQTVAINTDAMHLNECQAHHKLVLGADSTRGRGAGGNPGVGRMAAEADHERIAEVLDNNDLTFVIAGMGGGTGTGAAPVIARQARQAGQLVVGVAIMPFEAEGDGKRAAGFDGMRDFKAACNSLIELDNENLNRLAPEYPIKRAFGVMSDLVVDMVQELAQIVTEPSTINVDFADLKRIVEAGGTAKVLYGESDNSAPGSVLDAILGNPLLDTRYKGAEAMLLHVTAGSDFSLNNCHEVLAALKFDLSEDVNLIWGLRTDDQLGNRVKVVLLVSAIPNSEEDLDIERFDEAIASPLGDAIPMVG; via the coding sequence ATGGACAGACTAGAAAGCTTTGACAACGACGAACTGATACAGTTCGTCAAGGAACCACGCATCCAGATGCTCGGTATCGGTGGGGCCGGCAACAACATCCTGACGCGCCTGTACCGGCGTGGACTGGGTGGTGTTCAGACCGTCGCCATCAACACCGATGCGATGCACCTCAACGAGTGTCAGGCGCACCACAAACTAGTGCTTGGTGCCGACAGCACCAGAGGACGCGGCGCGGGTGGCAATCCGGGCGTCGGCCGTATGGCTGCCGAGGCAGACCACGAGCGCATCGCAGAAGTTCTGGACAACAATGACCTGACCTTCGTTATCGCTGGCATGGGAGGTGGTACCGGTACCGGAGCGGCGCCCGTAATCGCACGGCAGGCGCGGCAGGCGGGTCAACTGGTAGTGGGCGTCGCCATCATGCCTTTCGAAGCTGAGGGCGACGGCAAGCGCGCGGCCGGATTCGACGGCATGCGCGACTTCAAGGCAGCCTGCAACAGCCTCATCGAGCTGGATAACGAGAATCTCAATCGCCTGGCGCCTGAATATCCCATCAAGCGCGCCTTTGGCGTCATGAGTGACCTGGTCGTCGACATGGTGCAGGAACTGGCACAGATCGTGACAGAACCTTCGACCATCAACGTTGATTTCGCCGACCTGAAGCGAATTGTCGAGGCGGGCGGCACCGCCAAGGTGCTCTACGGTGAGTCAGACAACTCCGCTCCCGGCTCGGTACTCGACGCAATCCTGGGCAATCCGCTGCTCGACACCCGCTACAAGGGTGCCGAGGCGATGCTGCTGCACGTGACCGCCGGGAGCGATTTCTCGCTCAACAACTGCCACGAGGTTCTCGCGGCACTCAAGTTCGACCTCTCCGAAGATGTCAACCTCATCTGGGGGCTACGCACTGACGACCAGCTTGGCAATCGAGTCAAGGTGGTCCTGCTGGTGTCGGCTATCCCCAACAGTGAGGAGGACCTCGATATCGAGCGGTTCGACGAGGCGATAGCTTCCCCGCTAGGCGATGCTATCCCGATGGTAGGCTGA
- a CDS encoding 6-carboxytetrahydropterin synthase, which yields MGVHKLVHIIRFESARKLTRVPAGHPCRRVYGQAFRLEIHVEGEMDPATGMVVDFALLEEAFASLKAQVDHNYLNDLPGLENPTSEVLVAWLWERLAPSLPQLRKLVLWENETSRVEFAG from the coding sequence GTGGGCGTCCACAAACTGGTCCATATCATCCGTTTCGAGTCGGCGCGCAAGCTGACGCGCGTCCCCGCAGGCCATCCCTGTAGGCGGGTCTACGGTCAGGCCTTCCGGCTCGAAATCCACGTTGAAGGCGAGATGGACCCCGCGACCGGGATGGTGGTCGATTTCGCACTACTCGAAGAGGCGTTCGCGTCGCTGAAAGCGCAGGTCGACCACAACTACCTCAACGACCTTCCGGGGCTGGAGAACCCGACCAGCGAGGTGCTGGTCGCATGGCTCTGGGAACGGCTGGCGCCGAGCCTGCCGCAGCTGCGCAAGCTGGTGCTGTGGGAGAACGAGACCTCGCGCGTCGAGTTCGCCGGCTGA
- a CDS encoding KH domain-containing protein, with the protein MEYVRIPQRRIGVLIGHDGETRKEFEDATGCTLEIDSRTGMVRVVQPERGDALLALQLLAVVRAIGRGFSPETARELLDPETYLEVVDIRDHTGHSRKRLERMRGRVIGRNGKTRRIIEEQSNARMAVQGHTVALLGSLEAVEAAKVALGMLLAGAEHGSVYHYLEGHRRSR; encoded by the coding sequence ATGGAGTACGTGAGGATTCCGCAACGTCGCATCGGGGTGCTCATAGGCCACGACGGAGAAACCCGCAAGGAGTTCGAGGACGCCACCGGCTGTACCCTCGAAATTGACTCGCGGACCGGGATGGTGCGCGTCGTCCAGCCCGAGCGGGGCGACGCGCTGCTGGCGCTGCAGCTGCTGGCGGTCGTGCGCGCCATCGGCCGCGGCTTTTCCCCGGAGACGGCACGCGAGCTGCTCGACCCCGAGACCTACCTTGAAGTGGTCGATATCCGCGACCACACCGGCCACTCGCGCAAGCGGCTGGAGCGGATGCGCGGCAGGGTCATCGGTCGCAACGGCAAGACACGCCGCATCATCGAGGAGCAGAGCAACGCCCGCATGGCGGTGCAGGGGCATACGGTAGCGCTGCTTGGCTCGCTCGAGGCGGTCGAGGCGGCCAAGGTCGCGCTGGGGATGCTGCTCGCGGGGGCCGAGCACGGCTCGGTCTACCACTACCTCGAGGGGCACCGCCGCTCGCGCTGA
- a CDS encoding ribonuclease Z encodes MKISFLGVGEAFDETQTNVCLLVEAAGRRMLVECGANTPSEVWKISVRPDFLDGVFISHFHADHVFGLPALLMRMWEDGRTRPFYLFGPVGSQRHLERLMEMAYPGMVKHIPFTLRFRELQRSHRWDDWNLRVVNTRHSVQNLGLRLEAGSPQKVFCYSGDGMFTPTAAKLYTGANLLVHEAYLEDGQTKTHCSLVQLERLHDLARPKQMALVHLQRDLRKQKKDILKKYRQRKWTIPESGDVVTC; translated from the coding sequence ATGAAAATCAGTTTCCTGGGTGTCGGTGAGGCATTCGACGAGACGCAGACCAACGTCTGCCTGCTGGTAGAGGCAGCCGGACGACGCATGCTGGTCGAGTGTGGTGCCAACACACCATCCGAAGTGTGGAAGATTTCGGTCCGGCCCGACTTCCTCGATGGTGTATTTATCTCGCATTTCCACGCTGACCACGTCTTCGGACTGCCGGCGTTGCTGATGCGCATGTGGGAAGATGGCCGCACGCGCCCATTCTACCTCTTCGGCCCGGTCGGGAGCCAGCGCCACCTCGAGCGGCTGATGGAGATGGCGTACCCCGGGATGGTCAAGCACATTCCCTTCACACTACGTTTCCGCGAGCTACAGCGGTCGCACCGCTGGGACGACTGGAACCTGCGCGTCGTCAACACGCGCCACAGCGTCCAGAACCTCGGGCTGCGCCTCGAAGCGGGCTCGCCGCAGAAGGTGTTCTGCTACTCGGGTGACGGGATGTTCACCCCCACCGCCGCCAAGCTCTACACGGGAGCCAACCTGCTGGTGCACGAGGCATACCTTGAGGACGGGCAGACCAAGACCCACTGCAGCCTGGTCCAGCTGGAGCGACTGCATGACCTGGCGCGACCAAAGCAGATGGCGCTGGTCCACCTGCAGCGCGACCTGCGCAAGCAGAAGAAGGATATCCTCAAGAAATACCGCCAGCGCAAGTGGACCATCCCCGAATCGGGCGATGTCGTCACCTGCTGA
- a CDS encoding S8 family serine peptidase gives MKRFMTLLLVALLALPTLAGMLPAGAMPVSPDGVELPAETASLVDPRLALMAAQPGRIGELGGTPAPEGQISVIMRVDDLRGEHRTYVVSLGGEVVSWFPRFETFGAIVPLNALPSLTWLPGLVWLEPDVMFYPALDNSVASLRTTDVWSQFGFRGENVTIAILDTGVDFAHESLDDLDDISSTDDPKIAVDADGKLAFYNANTDKEYPDEQPHDSGSHGTHVAGIAAGTGGPSGTYAGMAPQARLAGVIALDGGGGDTNDLLRSVNWTISNRDRFNIRVMSLSLGGPVVIPGATNDGQSSISQALDNAVENGIVTTVAIGNGNLGVAAHPGSVTYPGDSERAITVGSVNDNHNREIYSSRGPTGDGRLKPDVMAPGGGVMSAQKGSGDGYVSYSGTSMSAPHVAGLAALMVQANPQMRPDAASSPYKQIMRETSDHRVPFDLDCGELYSPNNCYGWGTVDALGAVRRALDLRSGSIAGPPEIPVLENGSFTLAMDYTRTEHTTRGEDGGTIQDYPQGEQPDSVRVEARWSASWPAPSNFELDADAADGLTAEAAFASGVDGGERFVRGWFNYTGEPAAGAVLISYPTLRFDLGAPVAVTETQLRASYALNNNPGISRSLEVSSYSDPPDLRIEELRLQPEVPLPEEEVQLIARIVNEGLGRARSFSVEFSLDGEPLGTREGSLDPEQALNLALPWTAVLGEHEFTALLVDISPTDADDSDHSATLSATVTDIIDTQPPLAFITAPHENEILSGTVTVSGTASDNYAVRRVEVRVAPNAWETASGTIDWGWEWNTTADLNGRYRIEARAWDGFNYSSSATVEVEITNDDANRRPTARLSAEPLELEFGEPVSFSGNGSSDDSQVAGYAFDFGDGDATGWASQSWARHTYLSPGSYTATLEVQDDEGAHSSAPASVTIMVLDEQPNRPPLALIALPQPGTQLSAGVVALSAAGSSDPDGDPLLFSWSSDRDGHLVTTSSFETSATLSAGAHILTLEVRDGEGGETTATVAVEVRAIEREDSSFLPAPGAWMTAVALAGVSLLLAARRDRSRRG, from the coding sequence GTGAAGCGGTTCATGACGCTGCTGCTGGTCGCCCTGCTGGCACTACCAACGCTGGCAGGGATGCTGCCGGCTGGGGCGATGCCCGTATCACCTGATGGGGTCGAGCTGCCGGCGGAAACGGCGTCGCTGGTCGACCCGCGGCTGGCGCTGATGGCTGCCCAGCCGGGGCGCATTGGTGAATTGGGGGGAACGCCAGCCCCCGAAGGGCAGATTTCGGTAATCATGCGTGTGGATGATTTACGTGGCGAGCACCGCACCTACGTTGTGTCCTTAGGTGGTGAAGTCGTATCCTGGTTTCCCAGATTCGAGACATTCGGGGCAATCGTGCCGCTCAATGCGCTACCATCACTAACATGGCTTCCTGGACTGGTGTGGCTCGAGCCGGACGTTATGTTCTACCCGGCGCTCGACAACAGCGTCGCGTCGCTGCGCACGACCGACGTCTGGTCGCAGTTCGGCTTCCGGGGCGAGAACGTGACGATTGCGATTCTCGATACTGGCGTCGACTTCGCGCATGAGTCTCTCGACGACCTTGACGATATCAGCTCGACCGACGACCCGAAGATAGCAGTCGACGCGGACGGTAAGCTGGCGTTCTACAACGCTAACACTGACAAGGAATACCCCGACGAGCAGCCGCACGACTCCGGCAGCCACGGCACGCATGTGGCGGGCATCGCGGCCGGCACCGGCGGGCCTTCGGGAACCTACGCCGGGATGGCCCCGCAGGCGCGGCTCGCCGGGGTCATCGCACTCGACGGCGGCGGTGGCGACACCAACGACCTGCTGCGGTCGGTAAACTGGACGATTTCCAACCGCGACCGCTTCAACATCCGCGTCATGTCGCTCTCGCTGGGCGGGCCGGTCGTGATTCCCGGTGCGACCAATGACGGGCAATCGTCGATTTCGCAGGCGCTCGACAACGCTGTCGAGAACGGCATCGTGACGACGGTCGCCATCGGCAACGGCAACCTGGGCGTCGCGGCGCACCCCGGCTCGGTGACCTACCCGGGCGACAGCGAACGCGCGATTACCGTCGGCTCGGTCAACGACAACCACAACCGCGAAATCTACTCGTCGCGCGGCCCGACTGGCGACGGCCGTCTCAAGCCCGATGTGATGGCGCCCGGTGGTGGCGTGATGTCCGCCCAGAAAGGAAGCGGCGACGGCTACGTCTCCTATTCCGGGACGAGCATGTCGGCGCCGCACGTCGCCGGCCTTGCCGCATTGATGGTGCAGGCCAACCCGCAGATGCGGCCCGACGCCGCCAGCAGTCCCTATAAGCAAATCATGCGCGAGACCAGCGACCACCGCGTCCCGTTCGACCTGGATTGCGGCGAGTTATACTCGCCCAACAACTGCTACGGCTGGGGCACGGTCGATGCGCTCGGCGCGGTGCGGCGAGCACTCGACCTGCGCTCCGGCTCCATTGCGGGGCCGCCCGAAATTCCGGTGCTCGAGAACGGCAGCTTCACGCTCGCGATGGATTACACCCGCACCGAGCACACGACTCGCGGCGAGGATGGCGGCACCATCCAGGACTACCCGCAAGGCGAGCAGCCCGATTCGGTGCGGGTCGAGGCGCGCTGGTCAGCGTCCTGGCCGGCGCCCAGCAACTTCGAACTGGACGCCGATGCCGCCGACGGGCTGACCGCCGAGGCGGCCTTCGCCTCTGGCGTCGATGGCGGCGAGCGATTCGTGCGCGGCTGGTTCAACTACACCGGCGAGCCGGCAGCGGGCGCGGTGCTCATCTCGTACCCGACGCTGCGCTTCGACCTCGGGGCGCCGGTCGCTGTCACCGAGACGCAGCTACGCGCCAGCTACGCGCTTAACAACAATCCCGGCATTTCCCGGTCTCTGGAGGTCAGCAGCTACAGCGACCCGCCCGACCTGCGCATCGAGGAGCTGCGGCTGCAGCCCGAGGTGCCGCTGCCCGAAGAGGAGGTGCAGCTGATCGCGCGCATCGTCAACGAAGGTCTCGGCCGAGCGCGCAGCTTCAGCGTCGAGTTCAGCCTCGACGGCGAGCCGCTCGGCACCCGTGAGGGGTCGTTAGACCCTGAACAGGCGCTGAACCTTGCGCTGCCGTGGACCGCGGTGCTCGGCGAGCACGAGTTCACCGCATTGCTGGTTGACATCTCGCCCACTGATGCTGATGATTCTGACCACAGCGCCACGCTCTCGGCAACAGTCACTGACATTATTGATACGCAGCCGCCGCTGGCGTTCATCACCGCGCCGCACGAAAACGAAATCCTCTCCGGGACCGTTACAGTCAGCGGCACCGCGAGCGACAACTACGCGGTGCGTCGGGTCGAGGTGCGTGTCGCGCCCAACGCATGGGAGACCGCTTCCGGCACCATTGACTGGGGCTGGGAATGGAACACAACAGCTGACCTGAACGGTCGCTACCGGATTGAGGCGCGGGCGTGGGACGGCTTTAATTACTCGTCGTCGGCGACAGTCGAGGTCGAAATAACCAACGACGACGCCAACCGGCGGCCCACCGCACGGCTCTCGGCGGAGCCGCTCGAGCTCGAGTTCGGCGAGCCCGTGAGCTTCAGTGGAAACGGTTCCAGCGACGACTCGCAAGTCGCCGGCTACGCCTTCGATTTCGGCGATGGCGACGCCACCGGCTGGGCTTCGCAGTCGTGGGCGCGCCACACCTACCTCTCACCGGGCAGCTACACGGCAACGCTCGAGGTGCAGGACGACGAGGGCGCGCACTCTTCGGCGCCCGCCAGCGTTACTATCATGGTCCTCGACGAGCAGCCCAACCGGCCGCCACTGGCGCTGATTGCGCTGCCGCAGCCGGGCACGCAGCTCTCCGCAGGGGTGGTGGCGCTCTCGGCTGCCGGCAGCAGCGACCCGGACGGCGACCCGCTGCTCTTTAGCTGGAGCAGCGACCGCGACGGCCACCTCGTGACGACCTCCTCGTTCGAGACGTCTGCGACGCTCTCGGCCGGCGCGCACATCCTGACGCTGGAGGTGCGTGACGGCGAGGGAGGTGAAACGACCGCGACAGTCGCGGTCGAGGTCCGCGCTATCGAACGCGAAGACTCGTCATTCCTGCCCGCGCCGGGTGCGTGGATGACGGCGGTCGCCCTCGCCGGCGTCAGTCTTCTTCTGGCTGCCAGACGTGACCGGTCTCGTCGAGGTTGA
- the gcvH gene encoding glycine cleavage system protein GcvH — protein sequence MSDIPEELLYAESHEWLRQHDDGTCVLGISDHAQQALSDVVFVELPAVGDTFGAGDRVAVAESVKAASDIYAPVAGEITEVNQQLEEAPELLNESPYELGWIVAFRPAAESQGLLDAAAYRQAIE from the coding sequence GTGAGCGACATACCCGAAGAACTGCTCTACGCCGAGTCGCACGAGTGGCTGCGCCAGCACGATGACGGGACCTGCGTCCTCGGCATCAGCGACCACGCCCAGCAGGCGCTCTCCGACGTGGTGTTCGTCGAACTACCGGCGGTCGGCGACACTTTTGGCGCGGGAGACAGGGTTGCTGTCGCCGAGTCGGTCAAGGCCGCCAGCGATATCTACGCGCCGGTGGCGGGCGAAATAACCGAGGTCAACCAGCAGCTGGAAGAGGCGCCCGAATTGCTGAACGAGTCGCCCTACGAGCTCGGCTGGATTGTTGCCTTCCGGCCTGCCGCGGAGTCGCAGGGCTTGCTTGACGCGGCGGCCTACCGTCAGGCCATAGAGTGA
- a CDS encoding translation initiation factor eIF-1A translates to MAVPSDDKKRGFKQSVKVTIEDKEGQKHTLRLPLPYRPKGEMFAVAETFQGGSRLQLICEDGKRRMGRIPGKLRRRMWVRENDLLIIVPWSFQDSKADVKFRYTATQSANLKRQDLIPEILDIY, encoded by the coding sequence GTGGCAGTCCCCAGCGACGACAAAAAGCGCGGATTCAAGCAGAGCGTAAAAGTCACCATTGAAGACAAGGAGGGGCAGAAACATACGTTGCGGCTGCCGCTGCCGTATCGCCCCAAAGGGGAAATGTTCGCCGTCGCCGAGACCTTCCAGGGCGGCAGCCGGCTGCAGCTCATCTGCGAGGATGGCAAGCGGCGCATGGGGCGCATCCCCGGCAAGCTGCGGCGCCGGATGTGGGTGCGCGAGAACGACCTGCTGATTATCGTCCCGTGGTCGTTCCAGGATTCGAAGGCTGACGTCAAGTTCCGCTACACGGCGACGCAAAGCGCCAACCTGAAGCGGCAGGACCTGATACCGGAAATCCTGGACATTTACTGA
- the gcvT gene encoding glycine cleavage system aminomethyltransferase GcvT has product MHHTPLHASHRALGARLVDFAGWEMPIQFEGIIAEHRAVRSAAGVFDVSHMGQLFVRGPKAAAFLAWVTTWDIRNLEPGRCRYCHILDEQGCIIDDTIVYCLAPDEFLLVPNAATTGRIADWLATHIADFNATLEDRSAELACIALQGPDAPRLLEMHLALAVEPFSHTRQGEFIVSGTGYTGEPGCEIILPRDAALAQWEALLALGAAPCGLGARDTLRLERGMLLSGTDFDGGQTPLEANCGWVIGWGHQFIGREPLLAQRGSGYAVLRGIQLGERGVPRPGCEVFHAGERVGQLTSGTLSPSLGTGIGLAYLNLKPGTAVTVAVRGKHLNARVVRPPFQ; this is encoded by the coding sequence ATGCACCACACCCCGCTCCATGCAAGCCACAGGGCCCTCGGCGCGCGGCTGGTCGACTTCGCCGGCTGGGAAATGCCCATCCAGTTCGAAGGCATCATCGCTGAACACCGTGCGGTGCGGTCGGCCGCGGGCGTCTTCGATGTCTCGCACATGGGGCAGCTTTTCGTTCGTGGCCCGAAGGCGGCGGCGTTTCTGGCGTGGGTGACAACATGGGATATCCGCAACCTCGAGCCGGGGCGCTGCCGTTACTGCCACATCCTCGACGAACAGGGCTGCATCATCGATGACACGATAGTCTACTGCCTCGCCCCCGACGAGTTCCTGCTGGTGCCCAACGCCGCCACGACCGGTCGCATTGCGGACTGGCTTGCGACGCACATCGCCGACTTCAACGCGACGCTGGAAGACCGCAGTGCGGAGCTGGCGTGCATTGCGCTGCAAGGCCCTGACGCGCCACGACTGCTCGAGATGCATCTCGCATTGGCGGTCGAGCCGTTCAGCCACACGCGGCAGGGTGAATTCATTGTCAGCGGCACGGGATATACGGGCGAGCCGGGGTGCGAAATCATCCTGCCGCGCGACGCGGCGCTGGCGCAATGGGAGGCGCTGCTGGCGCTCGGAGCCGCGCCGTGCGGGCTTGGCGCGCGTGACACGCTGCGGCTCGAGCGCGGAATGCTGCTCTCGGGGACTGATTTTGACGGGGGCCAGACGCCGCTCGAGGCGAATTGCGGCTGGGTCATCGGCTGGGGCCACCAGTTCATCGGCCGCGAGCCGCTGCTGGCGCAGCGCGGCAGCGGCTACGCGGTGCTGCGCGGCATCCAGCTTGGGGAGCGCGGCGTTCCGCGCCCCGGCTGCGAGGTTTTCCACGCCGGCGAACGCGTCGGCCAGCTCACGAGCGGGACGCTCTCTCCATCGCTGGGGACTGGCATCGGCCTCGCCTACCTCAACCTCAAGCCGGGGACCGCGGTGACGGTCGCCGTGCGCGGAAAACACTTAAACGCGCGCGTGGTGCGGCCGCCGTTCCAGTGA
- the purE gene encoding 5-(carboxyamino)imidazole ribonucleotide mutase gives MTSVMLLLGSASDKPIAAKAEEVLAQLGISHATHVASAHRTPRRVVELVEGSDASVFIAVAGLSAALPGVVAAHTRKPVIGVPCTSGSSPGNLDSLLSVVQMPPGVPVAAVGLGRGENAALLAARMLALGDDAVASALEDYHAELERKVIESS, from the coding sequence ATGACAAGCGTGATGCTGCTGCTCGGCTCGGCGAGCGACAAGCCGATAGCAGCGAAGGCGGAGGAGGTGCTGGCGCAGCTCGGCATCAGCCACGCGACGCACGTCGCGTCGGCGCACCGCACCCCGCGCCGCGTGGTCGAGCTCGTGGAAGGCAGCGACGCGTCAGTCTTCATCGCCGTCGCCGGCCTCTCCGCAGCGCTGCCGGGCGTCGTGGCGGCGCACACGCGCAAGCCGGTCATCGGCGTCCCGTGCACCTCGGGCAGCTCGCCCGGCAACCTCGATTCACTGCTCTCGGTGGTGCAGATGCCGCCCGGCGTCCCGGTCGCCGCGGTCGGACTCGGCCGCGGCGAGAACGCCGCGCTGCTCGCGGCGCGCATGCTCGCGCTCGGCGACGATGCGGTGGCTTCCGCGCTGGAAGATTACCACGCCGAGCTGGAACGCAAGGTCATCGAGTCGAGCTGA